The Niastella koreensis GR20-10 genome includes a window with the following:
- a CDS encoding response regulator, with the protein MMFIQNLSIRNKLLLVSLVPLAALLYFLATDVSDKISKQHNIKHVYNDVMEIEKVSDIIYSIQEERGFSISYLASGGKLEKNELYNQRLTTDKMITALTQLLIKQKNNKQMTMLDDLPVIRNGINELTTDLDSMGKAYAMITTRLIDDVNATYRRAHDDEIRNQIESHLLLLKGQGYLGQLRMRLHIAILQNGFVKNEFADFASLKGKYEMNLDRYLKNASPAQAAEFNLRMNNPAVLRVKMLIDSVYNNPGMAARIPIDTWRINISSFLAALKGLEDRSTFETRQLAEEKQLAISDALLRGIIIVLIVIALISLLLFYVIRSIVSSLAVIKTAADRIAMGETEIVLPAQTKDEIGSLAASFNRMVEVSREYTLVAETIARGDYTPVIKVRSEADLLSKALKNMKRNLQKLSQENEMRTWILTGAAELNNILRGDKVVADIAGEVINMLTPYFRAQVGAIYVAENDELVLAGSYAWSHRKGNPDIFQMGEGLVGQAAKEKKPIIFTEIPEDYVKINSGLGQITPRNILVYPFMFNSYVKGVIEIGTVHEITDLDLQLLKIVSESIGIAFNSSQARALQKDLLEETQRQSEELEAQQEELKQTNEQLNVQTGMLERSEAELRAQQEELQQTNEELEEKANLLEEQKEKLELAKMDVENKARELETTSKYKSEFLANMSHELRTPLNSILILSQLLTENKSKSLSPKDIEFARNIYNSGSDLLTLINEILDLSKVEAGKIEIEINEVPVNELVYSLKQTFTEVAKNKNIEFNILCDEKRFPSALQTDKQRLEQILRNLLSNAFKFTDRDGKIDVRIDVQRPEALLRNEKLRRLPEVVVFSVSDTGIGIPESKQGIIFEAFQQADGSNKRKYGGTGLGLSISRELAGALGGEIHLESSAGKGSTFTLYLPLKFDTANVIKGEKNIEIRKPAARTELPVIPPHVPAPDQDADDDRYHLKDNDKTILIIEDDVAFAKALLDIARNKGYKGILAHQGNTGLSLARYYHPDAIILDMKLPVLDGSEVLKLLKNDPELRHIPVQIMSGYDRRKEGLELGAFDFIRKPLTQEGVHGAFDRIQDFINRKLKKLLVVEDDPAQNKAIRELIGNGDIKSYSALTGQEAYNMLQSEQFDCIIIDLGLPDMTGFELMEKIKESEQLNRIPIIIYTGRDMNKEEARQLENLADTVVLKTTDSQERLLDETALFLHRVEARLPKDKQQIIRKLHRTEEVLKNKKVLIVDDDMRNIYSLTNVLEEEGMKCVVAENGRVAIEMLEKQPDTDIVLMDIMMPEMDGFEATMAIRKMNRFNKLPIIALTAKAMKGDREKCLEAGMSDYVSKPVNMEQLLSLMRVWLYK; encoded by the coding sequence ATGATGTTTATCCAGAACCTGTCTATCAGGAACAAATTGTTGCTTGTATCCCTCGTGCCCCTGGCGGCATTGCTGTACTTTCTAGCCACCGATGTATCTGATAAGATCTCCAAACAACATAATATTAAACACGTGTACAATGATGTAATGGAAATTGAGAAAGTTTCGGACATCATTTACAGCATTCAGGAAGAACGTGGCTTTTCGATCAGTTATTTAGCCAGCGGAGGCAAACTGGAAAAAAATGAATTGTACAATCAGCGATTGACTACCGATAAAATGATTACGGCGCTTACCCAGCTTCTGATTAAGCAAAAGAATAACAAGCAGATGACCATGCTGGATGATTTACCGGTCATTCGCAACGGTATAAACGAGTTAACCACAGACCTTGACAGCATGGGCAAGGCCTATGCCATGATAACCACCCGCCTTATAGACGACGTAAATGCTACTTATCGCCGGGCGCACGATGATGAGATCAGGAATCAGATAGAATCGCATTTGCTATTATTAAAAGGACAGGGATATTTAGGGCAATTACGGATGCGCCTGCATATTGCCATCCTGCAAAATGGCTTTGTGAAAAATGAGTTTGCAGATTTTGCCAGCCTGAAAGGAAAGTATGAAATGAATCTTGACCGTTACCTGAAGAATGCCAGTCCGGCACAGGCTGCTGAGTTTAATTTACGCATGAACAATCCTGCTGTATTGAGGGTAAAAATGCTGATCGATTCCGTTTATAATAACCCAGGTATGGCAGCCCGCATTCCCATTGATACCTGGCGGATAAATATTTCCTCCTTTTTAGCTGCGTTAAAGGGTTTGGAAGACCGCTCCACCTTTGAAACCAGGCAACTGGCAGAAGAAAAACAGCTCGCTATTTCGGACGCATTGCTGAGGGGCATCATTATAGTACTTATTGTGATCGCGCTTATTTCCCTGCTGTTGTTTTATGTAATACGTTCCATAGTTAGTTCACTGGCGGTTATAAAAACGGCTGCCGATCGCATTGCCATGGGAGAAACAGAAATTGTACTGCCTGCACAAACCAAAGATGAAATAGGCAGCCTGGCTGCTTCATTTAACAGGATGGTGGAGGTGTCGCGGGAATATACCCTGGTAGCAGAAACGATAGCCCGGGGTGATTATACGCCTGTAATAAAAGTGCGCAGCGAGGCCGACCTGTTGAGCAAGGCCTTGAAGAACATGAAGCGAAACCTGCAAAAATTATCGCAGGAGAATGAAATGCGCACCTGGATACTGACCGGCGCTGCTGAGTTGAATAATATCCTGAGAGGTGATAAAGTAGTAGCGGACATTGCCGGGGAAGTGATCAATATGTTGACGCCCTACTTCAGAGCACAGGTGGGCGCCATTTATGTGGCGGAGAACGATGAGTTGGTACTGGCAGGCAGTTATGCCTGGTCGCACCGGAAAGGAAATCCGGATATCTTTCAAATGGGTGAAGGCCTGGTAGGGCAGGCGGCTAAAGAAAAAAAGCCCATCATCTTCACTGAAATTCCGGAAGATTATGTAAAAATAAATTCGGGCCTGGGACAGATAACGCCTAGAAACATCCTGGTGTATCCATTTATGTTCAACAGCTACGTAAAAGGCGTAATAGAAATTGGCACGGTGCACGAGATCACCGACCTTGACCTGCAGCTGTTAAAGATCGTTTCAGAAAGTATTGGCATTGCGTTTAATTCCTCACAGGCCAGGGCCCTGCAAAAAGACCTGCTGGAAGAAACCCAGCGCCAGAGTGAAGAGCTGGAGGCGCAGCAGGAAGAACTGAAACAAACCAATGAACAATTGAATGTGCAAACCGGTATGCTGGAACGTTCTGAAGCCGAGTTGCGTGCCCAGCAGGAAGAACTGCAGCAAACCAATGAAGAGCTGGAAGAAAAGGCCAATTTGCTGGAAGAACAAAAAGAAAAACTGGAGCTGGCCAAAATGGATGTAGAGAACAAGGCCCGCGAGCTGGAGACGACCAGTAAATATAAATCGGAATTCCTGGCCAATATGTCGCACGAATTACGCACGCCGCTCAACAGCATCCTGATCCTGTCGCAATTATTAACGGAAAACAAGAGCAAATCACTCTCCCCCAAAGACATCGAATTCGCCAGGAATATTTACAATTCCGGTTCCGACCTGTTAACGCTGATCAACGAAATACTCGATCTGTCGAAAGTGGAAGCGGGCAAAATTGAGATCGAAATCAACGAGGTGCCGGTAAATGAGCTGGTTTACAGCCTTAAACAAACGTTCACCGAAGTGGCGAAAAACAAGAACATCGAATTCAATATTCTTTGTGACGAAAAACGGTTCCCTTCGGCTTTACAAACCGATAAACAACGGCTGGAACAGATCCTGAGGAACCTGTTGTCCAATGCCTTTAAGTTTACCGACCGGGATGGCAAAATAGATGTTCGCATCGATGTACAACGCCCCGAAGCGTTACTGCGCAATGAAAAACTGAGGCGTTTGCCCGAGGTGGTGGTATTTTCAGTCAGTGACACGGGTATTGGAATCCCCGAAAGTAAGCAGGGTATTATTTTTGAAGCGTTCCAGCAGGCCGACGGTTCAAACAAAAGAAAGTATGGCGGCACCGGTTTGGGACTGTCTATCAGCCGGGAACTGGCAGGTGCCCTGGGCGGGGAAATACATCTGGAAAGCTCAGCAGGAAAGGGCAGCACTTTTACCTTGTATCTGCCTTTGAAATTCGATACTGCCAATGTGATCAAAGGAGAAAAGAACATAGAAATACGCAAGCCAGCCGCCAGAACAGAATTACCGGTTATACCACCGCATGTGCCTGCACCTGACCAGGATGCAGATGACGATCGTTATCACCTGAAGGATAATGATAAAACCATTCTGATCATTGAAGATGATGTAGCGTTTGCGAAGGCGTTGCTGGATATTGCGCGGAACAAAGGTTATAAAGGCATTTTAGCCCATCAGGGCAATACAGGTTTGAGCCTGGCGCGGTACTACCACCCTGACGCGATAATCCTGGATATGAAGCTGCCGGTGCTGGATGGTTCCGAAGTATTGAAGTTGTTAAAAAACGACCCGGAGCTGCGGCACATCCCCGTACAGATCATGTCGGGGTACGATCGGCGCAAGGAAGGCCTTGAACTGGGGGCATTTGACTTTATTCGCAAACCGCTTACCCAGGAGGGCGTTCATGGCGCTTTTGACCGTATTCAGGATTTTATAAACCGCAAACTGAAAAAACTGCTGGTGGTGGAAGACGATCCGGCACAAAATAAGGCCATCCGCGAGCTTATTGGCAATGGGGATATAAAATCTTATTCCGCCTTAACCGGACAGGAAGCGTACAACATGTTACAAAGCGAGCAATTCGATTGTATTATCATCGATCTTGGCCTGCCGGATATGACTGGTTTTGAACTGATGGAAAAAATAAAGGAAAGTGAACAGCTGAACAGGATCCCGATCATTATATATACCGGCCGGGATATGAACAAGGAAGAAGCGCGGCAACTGGAAAATCTGGCCGATACGGTAGTGTTGAAAACCACCGATTCACAGGAACGATTGCTGGATGAAACCGCCCTGTTCCTGCACCGGGTGGAAGCCAGGCTGCCAAAAGACAAACAGCAGATCATTCGCAAACTGCACCGTACCGAAGAAGTGTTGAAAAATAAAAAAGTGCTGATCGTAGACGACGACATGCGCAATATTTACTCGCTCACCAATGTGCTGGAAGAAGAAGGTATGAAGTGTGTGGTGGCGGAGAATGGCAGGGTAGCCATAGAGATGCTGGAAAAACAACCCGATACCGATATCGTACTCATGGATATCATGATGCCTGAAATGGATGGGTTTGAAGCAACCATGGCCATTCGTAAAATGAACAGGTTTAATAAACTGCCCATCATTGCATTAACGGCAAAGGCCATGAAGGGCGACCGGGAGAAATGCCTGGAAGCAGGTATGAGCGATTACGTTTCCAAACCGGTGAACATGGAACAGTTGCTGTCGCTGATGCGGGTATGGCTTTATAAATAG
- a CDS encoding glycoside hydrolase family 95-like protein — MQVQSVDSTIEFLPALPRAWKTGQFAGLCVPGGAQVPAKWSDRQVREVTITATAAHSFVIKKTMSAKNVQIKKIIKIQIRPAVPFALICALAKP, encoded by the coding sequence ATGCAGGTACAAAGCGTGGATAGTACGATAGAATTTTTACCAGCATTACCACGGGCATGGAAAACCGGACAATTTGCCGGTTTGTGCGTACCGGGTGGGGCACAGGTGCCCGCAAAATGGAGCGACCGGCAGGTTCGCGAAGTGACCATTACCGCAACTGCTGCACACAGCTTCGTAATCAAAAAAACAATGTCAGCGAAAAATGTACAGATCAAAAAAATAATAAAAATTCAAATACGACCGGCGGTACCATTCGCGTTAATATGCGCCCTGGCGAAACCGTAA
- a CDS encoding hybrid sensor histidine kinase/response regulator transcription factor — translation MLPYLKLLIKTLVLLPACMCLVLLLSAQQPTAYHFAHLDFNQGLSNNQVNCIYKGKKGFLWFGTLSGLNRFDGYSFKTFRHSIKDSTSLIDDYIVKITAGPDNKLWINTRDGFNIYDPATESFDRRVDKYLQRRQLPAYGLTDVIPAGKGFLFAYRDLGVYYYENNKPAQLLTAHNNTRINVIADVKTDSKNNIWVVYCNGLIEQFDAITKAKHGGTNLLQQKQGVATSLYRLYIDSQDELWVYGSGIINGLYHITPQQNTLQQIANNEGMAILSSNIIMSMVEDDKGLLWIATDHGGLDILNKKGYTVQVLQNKPGDISSLAQNSLTELYKDDQGIIWVGTFKQGINYYHEGIIQFPLYRHDEADNTSLPYNDVNEFVEDGKGNLWIGTNGGGLLYYDRDAHTYKQIRHNPANDNSLCNDVIVSLFIDHANVLWIGTYFGGLDSYDGKTFTHHRHVAADTASLSDNRVWELYEDSNNDLWIGTLEAGLEKYDRANNQFIHYKPLAPNSVHTGYISSITEDKKGNLWVGTSYGIDVRNKQTGVFTQLLGRDTKLSNDNIISICIDSRGYTWVGTRDGLNVYNPKNNSFQVFRKEEGLPDNTILNILEDKSHDLWVSTLNGVSRISCFGTLQSGICISCLNYDRFDGLQGVAYNENAALKTRRGELIFGGPNGFNLFDPAKITINTTAPRVLLTGLQVFNQPIEVGDTIRNHVILQKAISETEAITLRYDENIFTLEFAALGFINNHKTRYAYRLKGFNDNWLYTDGNNRKATYTNLDPGKYTFYVKASDERGHWSVQEVAVTIVVQPPFWLSPLAYLLYVLMGLAILYFSRRFVIQQTKMRMALEQERKEASRMRELDLMKTRFFTNVSHEFRTPLSLILTPLEGMIKAAAEPAQQTQYQLIHRNARRLLNLVNQLLDFRKMEVHELKLHATEGDIIQFIEESAGSFTDIAEKKQIRFSYTADLKSLHTRFDHDKLERIIFNLLSNAFKFTAENGNVSVAVSTVIKESDTLLEIKVTDTGIGIPPNRHEKIFERFFQHDLPGTIMNQGSGIGLAITKEFVTLLGGAISVESEEGKGSTFMVVLPVKEITSSVDVMTVSDPNSVSPTNPVIPIPTIPTIPNISKIPVQTVLLVEDNEDFLFYLKDNLREYFNIAEAVNGREGWQKTLSVHPDIVVSDVNMPEMNGLELCKKIRQDPRTKHIPVVLLTAQNTEEQQLQGIETGAADYMTKPFNFEMLVSRIKNLLQQQQSMKQTFTKQVAVKTTDVELACPNERFVQEALTIVEKNIPNAGFSVEELSRALLLSRAAVYKRLFVLTGKTPIEFIRSVRLQRAAQLLAKSKMTVAEVAYETGFNNPKYFSKYFKAEFGKLPSAWQADAKKGGS, via the coding sequence ATGCTGCCTTATTTGAAATTGTTGATCAAAACCCTGGTTCTGCTTCCTGCTTGTATGTGTTTGGTATTGCTGCTTTCTGCGCAGCAACCAACGGCTTACCATTTTGCCCACCTCGATTTCAACCAGGGACTCTCCAATAACCAGGTGAACTGTATTTACAAAGGAAAAAAAGGATTCCTGTGGTTTGGCACCCTGAGTGGGTTGAACCGGTTTGATGGCTACAGCTTTAAAACCTTCAGGCACAGCATAAAAGATTCTACCTCCCTTATTGACGATTATATCGTAAAAATTACCGCCGGTCCCGATAACAAATTATGGATAAACACCCGCGACGGCTTCAACATCTATGATCCGGCAACGGAAAGTTTTGACCGCCGGGTTGACAAATATCTGCAACGCCGGCAATTGCCAGCCTATGGATTGACCGATGTAATTCCGGCAGGTAAAGGTTTTTTGTTTGCGTACCGCGACCTGGGGGTTTACTATTATGAAAACAACAAGCCCGCACAGCTTTTAACCGCACACAACAACACCCGGATTAATGTCATTGCCGATGTAAAAACTGATTCAAAAAATAACATATGGGTGGTTTACTGCAATGGATTGATAGAACAATTTGATGCCATCACTAAAGCGAAACACGGCGGCACCAACTTGTTGCAACAAAAACAAGGCGTGGCCACCTCGCTGTACCGGTTGTATATCGACTCGCAGGATGAATTGTGGGTGTATGGCAGCGGCATTATAAATGGGCTGTACCACATCACTCCCCAACAAAACACCCTGCAACAAATTGCTAACAACGAAGGGATGGCCATCCTCAGCAGTAATATCATTATGAGCATGGTGGAAGATGATAAGGGGTTATTGTGGATTGCCACAGACCATGGCGGTCTCGACATCCTGAACAAAAAGGGCTACACGGTGCAGGTATTGCAGAACAAACCAGGCGACATCAGCAGCCTGGCCCAGAACAGTCTTACCGAATTGTATAAAGATGACCAGGGAATTATCTGGGTGGGCACTTTTAAACAGGGGATCAATTACTATCACGAAGGCATTATACAATTTCCCTTATACCGGCACGATGAAGCCGACAACACCAGTTTGCCTTATAATGATGTGAATGAGTTTGTGGAAGACGGCAAAGGTAATCTCTGGATCGGCACCAATGGCGGCGGACTGTTGTATTACGACAGGGATGCTCATACGTATAAACAGATCCGTCATAACCCCGCTAACGACAACAGTCTTTGCAATGATGTTATTGTAAGCCTGTTTATCGATCATGCCAATGTGTTATGGATCGGTACTTATTTTGGCGGGCTGGATAGCTATGATGGTAAAACCTTTACGCATCACCGCCATGTTGCTGCCGATACTGCAAGTTTGAGCGATAACCGGGTTTGGGAACTTTATGAAGACAGTAACAACGACCTCTGGATCGGTACGCTGGAGGCCGGGCTGGAGAAATACGATCGTGCCAATAACCAGTTCATCCATTACAAACCCCTGGCCCCAAATTCTGTGCATACGGGTTATATTTCTTCTATAACAGAAGATAAAAAAGGGAATTTATGGGTGGGTACTTCCTATGGCATCGATGTGCGCAATAAACAAACCGGCGTTTTTACCCAATTGCTGGGGCGCGATACAAAGCTCAGCAATGATAATATTATTTCCATTTGCATTGATAGCCGCGGTTATACCTGGGTAGGCACCCGGGATGGCCTGAATGTATACAACCCAAAAAACAACAGTTTCCAGGTATTTAGGAAGGAAGAAGGCCTGCCCGATAACACCATTCTGAACATTTTGGAAGACAAGTCCCATGACCTGTGGGTGAGTACGCTTAATGGCGTTAGCCGCATAAGCTGTTTTGGCACCCTGCAAAGCGGTATTTGTATCAGTTGTCTTAACTACGACCGGTTCGATGGGTTGCAGGGTGTAGCCTACAATGAAAATGCAGCATTGAAAACCAGGCGTGGGGAATTGATTTTTGGCGGTCCCAATGGGTTCAACCTTTTCGACCCGGCTAAAATAACCATCAATACCACTGCGCCGCGGGTACTGTTAACAGGGTTGCAGGTATTTAATCAACCCATTGAAGTTGGAGACACCATACGCAACCATGTTATCCTGCAAAAGGCCATTTCTGAAACGGAGGCCATCACCCTGCGTTACGATGAAAATATCTTCACGCTTGAATTTGCTGCATTGGGTTTTATCAATAATCATAAAACCCGGTATGCGTACCGGCTGAAAGGGTTTAATGATAACTGGCTGTATACCGATGGCAATAACCGCAAGGCTACCTATACCAACCTGGACCCCGGTAAATATACTTTTTATGTAAAAGCATCAGATGAACGGGGCCATTGGAGTGTGCAGGAAGTTGCCGTGACCATTGTAGTACAGCCGCCCTTCTGGTTATCGCCTTTGGCTTACCTGTTATATGTATTGATGGGACTGGCTATTTTGTATTTTTCCCGCCGTTTCGTTATTCAACAAACGAAAATGCGCATGGCATTGGAGCAGGAGAGAAAAGAAGCCAGCCGAATGCGCGAACTGGACCTCATGAAGACCCGTTTTTTTACCAATGTAAGCCATGAATTCCGTACGCCGCTTTCCCTGATCCTGACACCGTTGGAAGGAATGATAAAAGCGGCAGCGGAACCAGCGCAGCAAACGCAATACCAGTTGATACACCGCAATGCCCGCCGGTTATTGAACCTCGTAAACCAGTTACTGGATTTTCGCAAAATGGAGGTGCATGAATTAAAACTGCATGCTACTGAAGGCGACATCATCCAATTTATTGAAGAATCAGCCGGTTCGTTTACAGATATCGCCGAGAAAAAACAGATCCGGTTTTCTTATACGGCTGACCTGAAAAGTCTGCACACCCGGTTCGACCACGACAAACTGGAACGCATTATTTTCAACCTGCTTTCCAATGCATTTAAATTTACAGCAGAGAACGGCAACGTATCGGTAGCCGTGAGTACTGTGATAAAGGAATCAGATACCCTGCTTGAAATAAAAGTAACCGACACCGGTATTGGCATTCCACCCAACCGGCACGAAAAAATATTTGAACGTTTCTTTCAGCACGATCTGCCCGGCACCATAATGAACCAGGGCAGTGGCATTGGTCTGGCCATTACCAAAGAGTTTGTAACCCTGCTTGGCGGCGCCATCAGTGTAGAAAGCGAAGAAGGTAAAGGCTCCACGTTTATGGTGGTGCTACCTGTAAAAGAGATCACTTCTTCTGTTGATGTAATGACTGTGTCCGATCCAAATTCTGTTAGCCCAACCAACCCGGTGATCCCAATCCCAACAATCCCAACAATCCCAAACATCTCAAAAATCCCGGTTCAGACAGTTTTGCTCGTCGAAGACAATGAAGACTTTTTGTTTTACCTGAAAGACAACCTGCGCGAATATTTCAATATTGCCGAAGCGGTGAACGGACGGGAAGGCTGGCAGAAAACATTATCGGTGCATCCGGATATTGTAGTGAGCGATGTAAATATGCCCGAAATGAATGGACTGGAGCTATGCAAAAAGATCAGGCAGGACCCGCGCACCAAACATATCCCGGTGGTGTTATTGACAGCTCAAAACACTGAGGAACAGCAATTACAGGGTATTGAAACCGGAGCTGCGGATTACATGACAAAACCGTTCAATTTTGAAATGCTGGTAAGCCGCATAAAAAACCTGCTGCAACAGCAACAGTCCATGAAACAAACTTTTACCAAACAGGTAGCGGTAAAAACAACAGATGTTGAGCTGGCCTGTCCCAATGAAAGATTTGTACAGGAGGCGCTTACCATTGTTGAAAAGAACATTCCCAATGCCGGTTTTTCGGTAGAGGAATTAAGCCGTGCCCTGTTGCTGAGCCGGGCGGCTGTATACAAACGCCTGTTTGTGTTAACTGGTAAAACTCCTATAGAATTTATCCGGAGCGTGCGGTTGCAACGGGCAGCACAATTACTTGCTAAATCGAAAATGACAGTAGCGGAAGTGGCCTATGAAACCGGGTTCAACAACCCCAAATACTTCTCCAAATATTTCAAAGCCGAGTTCGGAAAACTGCCTTCTGCCTGGCAGGCAGACGCCAAAAAGGGCGGGAGTTGA
- a CDS encoding TlpA family protein disulfide reductase, whose product MDQSASYHEKELLNSVAAGNEEEDGFDDDRDHTAWHRAVEKDGLPWHHVLRGLKYDAATRFDKTNDISELFGIHSLPTQILIDPAGRIIGRYDEGEASRAGMDKKKWNYSKDKKIRPVRCA is encoded by the coding sequence TTGGATCAATCAGCGTCATATCATGAGAAAGAACTGCTTAACAGCGTAGCGGCCGGCAACGAGGAAGAAGATGGTTTTGACGACGACCGCGATCATACTGCCTGGCACCGGGCGGTAGAAAAAGATGGCCTTCCCTGGCATCATGTGTTGCGCGGGCTGAAATATGATGCCGCTACCAGATTCGACAAAACCAATGACATCAGCGAGTTGTTCGGCATTCATTCCCTGCCAACCCAGATCCTGATAGACCCTGCCGGCAGGATCATAGGCCGGTACGATGAAGGCGAAGCCTCCCGCGCTGGTATGGATAAAAAAAAATGGAATTATTCAAAGGATAAGAAAATCAGGCCTGTCAGGTGCGCCTGA
- a CDS encoding glutaminyl-peptide cyclotransferase, which yields MKTFLLSLLTVLVLSGCGSSEEKEEEKTTAPVTPAIKYEEVDYFMHDTSLFTEGLLIHDGQLFESTGSPEKGRKSLIGINDLKTGNFIKKVELGQDSLFGEGIVFFKNKLYQLTYKNHIGFIYDANSYKKIGQFPIKKEGWGLTTDGKAIVMSDGTDTLNYLNPDDLTTYKKLPVTENGRRRDSLNELEYIKGYIYANIWLTNNIVKINPADGKVVGKLDLSTLALKAALTTGGDALNGIAWDSTTGYMYVTGKLWPHIHQLKLK from the coding sequence ATGAAAACATTTTTATTATCCCTGTTAACGGTGCTTGTTTTATCAGGCTGTGGTTCATCTGAAGAAAAAGAGGAAGAGAAAACTACCGCCCCGGTTACGCCAGCTATTAAATATGAAGAAGTAGATTACTTTATGCACGACACCTCCCTGTTTACCGAAGGATTGCTGATCCACGACGGGCAATTATTCGAAAGCACCGGTTCGCCTGAAAAAGGCAGGAAGTCGCTTATTGGCATAAACGATCTGAAAACCGGTAATTTTATTAAGAAGGTGGAGCTGGGTCAGGACTCACTATTTGGCGAAGGCATTGTATTTTTCAAGAACAAGCTGTACCAGCTCACGTATAAAAACCATATTGGGTTTATTTACGACGCCAACTCCTATAAGAAGATCGGACAATTTCCTATCAAAAAAGAAGGCTGGGGACTGACCACGGATGGAAAAGCGATCGTCATGAGCGATGGTACGGATACCTTAAACTATTTGAATCCCGACGACCTTACTACTTACAAAAAGTTACCAGTAACCGAAAACGGCCGCCGCCGCGACAGCCTGAATGAACTGGAATATATCAAAGGTTATATCTACGCCAACATCTGGCTAACCAACAACATCGTGAAAATTAATCCTGCGGATGGAAAGGTAGTAGGTAAACTCGATCTGAGCACCCTGGCGTTAAAAGCCGCACTTACTACAGGCGGCGATGCGTTGAATGGCATTGCCTGGGACTCCACCACCGGGTATATGTATGTGACCGGAAAATTATGGCCGCATATACATCAGTTAAAATTGAAGTAA
- a CDS encoding SanA/YdcF family protein: protein MKRKKKIIIYSLLALLPVCLITTFCCNSIITQSAKGKLFTDVTAIPYNKVGLLLGTSKHLGNGDANYYYTFRIQAAVSLLKAGKIKYLVISGDNGHKEYNEPEDMRADLVAAGIDSSLIFLDYAGFRTFDSIVRLKKIFGQDSVTIISQQFHNERALYMANKEGIAAVAFNAAGISGPMGLKVQLREKLARVKVFVDYWFGKKPHFLGEKVIIPA from the coding sequence ATGAAGCGCAAAAAGAAGATCATTATCTATAGCCTGCTTGCCTTACTTCCTGTTTGTTTAATAACCACATTCTGCTGTAACAGCATTATTACCCAATCGGCAAAAGGCAAATTGTTTACCGATGTAACTGCTATCCCTTATAATAAAGTAGGGTTATTGTTAGGCACATCAAAACATTTGGGCAATGGCGATGCCAATTATTATTATACCTTTCGCATCCAGGCTGCCGTCAGTTTATTAAAAGCCGGTAAAATAAAATACCTGGTCATCAGTGGCGATAACGGCCATAAAGAATACAACGAACCCGAGGATATGCGCGCCGATCTGGTGGCTGCCGGTATCGATTCCTCGCTCATTTTTTTGGATTATGCCGGCTTCCGCACATTTGATTCCATTGTACGATTGAAAAAGATCTTTGGTCAGGATTCGGTGACCATTATTTCCCAGCAATTTCATAATGAGCGGGCCCTGTATATGGCCAATAAAGAAGGTATTGCCGCCGTTGCTTTCAATGCTGCCGGCATAAGCGGCCCCATGGGTCTTAAGGTTCAGTTACGTGAGAAGCTGGCCCGCGTAAAAGTGTTTGTCGATTACTGGTTTGGTAAAAAGCCACATTTCCTGGGTGAAAAAGTAATTATTCCTGCGTAG
- a CDS encoding response regulator, whose translation MNQPRSFLLVDDDIDDIIIFQETLRKVDDKVGFFYVNNGKDAIDLLTENAPNLPSLIFLDINMPRMDGKECLKLLKQDDRLKHIPVLMYTTSSQSADIEDTMMHGAMAFITKPWGVNELKKLLSVIAHTPVAKLPAALQSVEKEISCFIVC comes from the coding sequence ATGAATCAGCCCCGTAGTTTTTTACTCGTTGATGACGACATTGACGACATTATTATTTTTCAGGAAACCCTGAGAAAAGTAGATGATAAAGTTGGCTTTTTCTATGTTAACAATGGAAAAGACGCCATTGATCTGCTCACTGAAAATGCTCCCAATTTACCAAGCCTTATATTTTTAGACATCAATATGCCCCGCATGGATGGCAAGGAATGTTTAAAGCTGCTGAAACAGGATGACCGCCTCAAACACATCCCGGTACTGATGTATACCACATCTTCACAATCTGCCGACATTGAAGACACCATGATGCATGGCGCCATGGCTTTTATCACCAAACCATGGGGAGTTAATGAACTTAAAAAACTATTATCAGTAATTGCCCATACACCCGTGGCAAAACTGCCAGCCGCATTGCAATCAGTTGAAAAGGAAATAAGCTGCTTTATAGTTTGTTAG